In one window of Mucilaginibacter auburnensis DNA:
- the recO gene encoding DNA repair protein RecO — protein MLHKTRGIVIKTTDYAESSVIVQVFTEKFGLQSYIINGVKKPKAKISRNMLQPLHLLDMVVYHKNTGGIQRISELKNAPLLQTIPYDIVKSSIVLFLNEVVYKTVKQQTADENLFDFLFSSVEFLDHQTEGLANFHLLFLLNLTRYLGFYPDRYLSGEADYFDLKNGTFQRYKPDGLQYLSPPYTQLFSALLQSGFSSAVALKISNEDRRHLISKLLDYYALHTENFGNVRSHEVLEEVLS, from the coding sequence ATGCTGCACAAAACCCGGGGCATTGTAATAAAAACTACTGATTACGCCGAAAGCAGCGTTATTGTGCAAGTGTTTACCGAAAAGTTCGGTCTGCAATCATACATCATTAACGGAGTTAAAAAGCCCAAGGCAAAGATCAGCCGGAATATGTTGCAGCCGCTGCATTTGTTAGATATGGTGGTGTATCACAAAAATACAGGTGGTATACAGCGTATCTCTGAGTTGAAAAACGCGCCTTTACTGCAAACCATCCCTTATGATATTGTTAAGAGCAGTATTGTGCTGTTTTTAAATGAAGTGGTCTACAAAACAGTAAAACAGCAAACTGCCGACGAAAATCTGTTTGATTTTTTGTTCAGTTCGGTAGAATTTCTGGATCATCAAACTGAGGGGCTTGCCAATTTTCACCTGCTGTTTTTATTGAACCTCACCCGTTATCTGGGCTTTTATCCCGACAGATACCTCTCAGGTGAGGCTGATTATTTTGACCTTAAGAATGGTACCTTTCAACGCTACAAGCCGGATGGCCTGCAGTATTTATCACCGCCTTACACGCAGCTTTTCAGTGCTTTATTGCAAAGCGGCTTTAGCAGTGCGGTGGCCCTCAAAATTAGCAATGAAGACCGCCGCCACCTGATATCAAAACTGTTAGATTATTACGCCTTACATACCGAAAACTTCGGCAACGTACGTTCGCACGAAGTATTGGAAGAGGTGCTTTCTTAG
- the tilS gene encoding tRNA lysidine(34) synthetase TilS: MLPLKRFIAFIEQNCLFKSDSRLLIALSGGIDSVALVHLLKAAGYNFAIAHCNFQLRAEANTDEDFCRQIALNNQTDFHTIRFNTQHYAATNKVSIQMAARELRYQWFEQLRQQHHYDAIVLAHHQNDTVETILLNLVRGTGIAGMHGILPQNGYLVRPMLCFTRNEIEQIVIENDLAYVEDSSNASVKYARNKIRHLVVPQLKELNPSLEQTFENNLKHFKELEQLLELRVEEARKQILTYHNEEIHLSVEAVKKLVPQRLLLFKLLQPYGFSEQVIDDVITSLYKHAGRQFEATLTGNMLLLDRGKLILTQAPRIVPDLLISAGDEVAMAETFKLTITRKSEPIIITDNVMMVAVDTDKLQYPLQVRHWQQSDQFFPLGMRGRKKMSDFFISLKVPLHKKNAVPLLVNGNGDIIWVGGYRLDDRYKVTRNTKKVTILELVPVAQ; this comes from the coding sequence ATGCTGCCGCTTAAACGTTTTATCGCTTTTATAGAACAAAATTGCCTTTTTAAAAGCGATAGCCGTTTGCTGATTGCTTTAAGCGGAGGCATTGATTCGGTTGCGCTGGTTCATCTTTTAAAAGCAGCAGGCTACAATTTTGCCATAGCACACTGTAATTTTCAGCTACGTGCAGAAGCCAATACTGATGAAGACTTTTGCCGCCAAATTGCACTCAATAATCAGACAGATTTTCATACCATAAGGTTTAATACCCAGCATTACGCTGCCACAAACAAAGTATCTATACAAATGGCTGCCCGCGAGTTGCGTTATCAATGGTTTGAACAACTGCGTCAGCAGCACCACTATGATGCTATTGTGTTAGCGCATCACCAAAACGATACAGTTGAAACAATATTGTTGAACCTTGTGCGGGGTACAGGTATTGCCGGTATGCACGGTATTCTACCCCAAAATGGCTACCTGGTAAGGCCTATGCTTTGTTTTACACGTAACGAAATAGAGCAGATAGTTATAGAAAATGATTTGGCTTATGTTGAAGATAGCTCCAACGCATCTGTTAAATATGCGCGTAATAAAATACGCCATTTGGTGGTGCCGCAGCTTAAGGAGCTCAACCCATCGTTAGAACAAACTTTTGAAAACAACCTGAAGCATTTCAAAGAGCTGGAGCAATTACTGGAGTTGAGAGTAGAAGAGGCACGGAAGCAAATTCTTACCTACCACAATGAGGAAATACATCTATCGGTTGAAGCGGTAAAAAAATTGGTTCCGCAGCGCTTGTTGCTCTTTAAGCTCCTACAGCCTTACGGTTTTAGCGAACAGGTTATTGATGATGTGATTACCAGCCTTTACAAACATGCAGGTAGGCAATTTGAAGCAACGTTGACTGGAAATATGTTGCTGCTTGACAGAGGTAAACTAATACTCACGCAGGCTCCCCGGATAGTTCCTGATTTATTGATATCCGCAGGCGATGAGGTTGCAATGGCTGAAACCTTTAAGCTAACCATCACCAGAAAAAGCGAGCCCATTATTATTACAGACAATGTAATGATGGTTGCCGTTGACACCGACAAATTACAGTACCCCTTGCAGGTTCGCCACTGGCAGCAAAGCGATCAATTTTTTCCGTTGGGCATGAGGGGGCGCAAAAAAATGAGCGATTTTTTTATCAGTCTGAAGGTTCCGCTGCATAAAAAAAATGCTGTGCCCTTGCTGGTAAATGGTAACGGCGATATTATCTGGGTAGGAGGGTACAGGTTAGACGATAGATATAAAGTAACCCGCAACACTAAAAAAGTAACTATATTAGAGTTGGTGCCTGTTGCCCAATAA
- a CDS encoding OstA-like protein → MSKYILGFLLLFITGAAIAQKPGRSRIELISSKVSSRAKLPSGKVVYKFKEGVFKQDFSTLTADSSLAYFDDNLVDAFGHVIINQGDTLHIYSDKLHYDGNTKIATLTGNVKMVDKDATLLTDYFTYNTATKYGTYTGGGKLFNKENTLVSQNGYYFAGSRDAYFRYNVVLTTPDAIIKTDTLRYNSGTRISWFYGPTTITGTKDKDVLYTEDGRYETIPEQAFFGKKNLYTQGTKSLKGDSLFYDRLKGYGRAVKNVVFDDKEQHIVVKGHLGEYYKAAERAIITQNPYVIFVTQDSSKNNSSAKKDSVIKKDSTALILAKNAPAINKATNAAAVIRQSLPANALPAQTALPAQATLKAVTDSVMKAAQKAIKSPVTTPQQVQNQSARINTAINNQITEARKQAIEKVIAAPKRDSIKTLSKDSIAKRTAGVDSMYMGADTIDTRVITFKELKAMKLARYLLEHPDTAAKKVPSIVYTKANLPKVLTVKVPSVSIDTSFIKRDFFSPKPKPAPKVVAKPAPPKGDSTAKVVAKKSVPAKDTLALNPNKLTDTSRIRIIVGYHAAKIFKSDLQAKADSLFYSSSDSTIRMYVNPIIWTQGSQLTGDTIALQMKNRKLDNVDMFPNGFIVNIEKNDSLHFNQAAGRKIHGTFKDNRLNTLTIDGNAETIYYNRDTVKNRVTEMVHTIGNLVKANFKNGKLSRGNTYGNTENKVNPPVKLKDDDKILKGFIWKPKERPASKEAITGVANKPSKAATSVKPPAGKKPGTTGATGGKKDDGKKVTGTSPQTAAADSATKKAVPPKPVTYEVIISN, encoded by the coding sequence GTGAGTAAATATATTTTAGGGTTCCTTTTACTGTTTATTACCGGCGCTGCAATTGCGCAAAAACCGGGCAGATCACGCATAGAGTTGATATCGTCAAAAGTATCAAGCCGTGCCAAGCTGCCTTCGGGTAAAGTTGTGTATAAGTTCAAGGAGGGCGTATTTAAACAAGATTTTTCTACCCTTACCGCTGATAGCTCGCTGGCCTACTTTGACGACAACCTGGTTGATGCCTTTGGTCATGTTATTATTAACCAGGGCGACACGCTGCATATTTACTCAGACAAGCTGCATTACGACGGCAACACCAAGATAGCAACCCTTACCGGAAACGTTAAAATGGTTGATAAAGACGCCACCTTGCTTACCGATTATTTTACTTACAACACTGCTACAAAATATGGTACTTATACCGGCGGAGGCAAGCTGTTCAACAAAGAAAATACGTTGGTGAGTCAAAATGGTTATTACTTTGCTGGCAGTCGCGATGCTTACTTTAGGTACAATGTGGTGCTTACTACGCCGGATGCTATTATAAAAACCGACACGTTAAGATACAATTCCGGAACCAGGATATCATGGTTTTATGGGCCAACCACTATAACCGGCACAAAAGACAAAGATGTGCTTTACACCGAAGATGGCCGCTATGAAACTATACCGGAACAGGCTTTCTTTGGCAAAAAGAACCTTTATACGCAAGGCACAAAATCATTAAAAGGTGATAGCTTATTTTATGACAGACTGAAAGGATACGGCCGCGCGGTTAAAAATGTGGTGTTTGATGACAAAGAACAGCATATAGTAGTTAAAGGCCACTTAGGTGAATACTACAAAGCTGCCGAGCGGGCCATTATTACGCAAAACCCCTATGTGATATTCGTAACGCAAGACAGCAGCAAAAACAATTCATCGGCAAAAAAGGATTCCGTTATCAAAAAAGATTCTACAGCTTTAATTTTGGCTAAAAATGCCCCGGCCATAAATAAAGCGACAAATGCTGCTGCTGTAATAAGGCAAAGCCTGCCCGCAAATGCATTACCTGCACAAACCGCTTTACCAGCACAGGCAACATTAAAAGCCGTGACAGACTCGGTAATGAAAGCCGCGCAAAAAGCTATTAAATCACCTGTGACTACTCCTCAGCAGGTACAGAACCAGTCGGCCAGAATAAACACAGCTATTAACAACCAAATAACCGAGGCAAGGAAACAAGCCATTGAAAAAGTTATTGCTGCACCCAAACGCGACAGCATAAAAACCCTATCAAAGGACTCGATAGCTAAACGTACAGCTGGTGTTGACTCCATGTATATGGGGGCCGATACCATTGACACACGTGTTATTACCTTTAAGGAGCTGAAAGCGATGAAGTTGGCGCGCTACCTGTTGGAACACCCCGACACGGCGGCAAAAAAAGTGCCGTCGATCGTGTACACAAAGGCCAATTTACCAAAGGTGCTAACGGTAAAGGTACCAAGCGTATCAATTGATACCAGTTTTATTAAGCGCGATTTCTTTTCGCCTAAGCCGAAGCCTGCGCCCAAGGTTGTTGCTAAGCCGGCACCACCTAAGGGGGATAGTACAGCTAAAGTTGTTGCAAAGAAGTCCGTTCCGGCTAAAGATACATTGGCTTTAAACCCTAATAAACTGACGGATACCTCAAGGATCAGGATCATTGTAGGTTATCATGCTGCCAAAATATTCAAATCAGATCTGCAGGCCAAGGCCGACTCACTATTTTATAGTAGCAGCGACTCGACCATTCGCATGTATGTTAATCCAATCATCTGGACACAGGGGTCACAGCTAACCGGCGACACCATTGCGCTGCAAATGAAGAACCGCAAGCTGGACAATGTAGATATGTTCCCCAATGGCTTTATTGTAAATATTGAAAAGAACGATTCGTTACACTTTAATCAGGCGGCAGGACGTAAAATACATGGCACTTTTAAAGACAACCGCTTAAATACCCTGACCATTGACGGCAATGCGGAGACCATTTATTATAACCGCGATACCGTTAAAAACCGGGTTACCGAAATGGTACACACCATAGGCAACCTGGTTAAAGCCAATTTTAAAAATGGAAAACTAAGCCGGGGAAACACTTATGGCAATACTGAAAACAAGGTAAACCCGCCTGTTAAGTTAAAAGACGACGATAAGATACTGAAAGGCTTTATATGGAAACCCAAGGAGCGCCCGGCATCTAAAGAAGCTATAACAGGTGTTGCTAATAAGCCAAGTAAAGCTGCCACCTCGGTCAAACCACCCGCAGGCAAAAAGCCCGGAACAACAGGCGCAACAGGTGGCAAAAAAGATGATGGCAAAAAAGTTACGGGGACATCACCGCAAACCGCGGCTGCTGATTCAGCAACCAAAAAGGCTGTTCCGCCTAAGCCGGTTACTTATGAGGTGATAATAAGTAACTAA
- a CDS encoding LytR/AlgR family response regulator transcription factor encodes MKALIIDDEVHNIDNLQILLSQYCPDVEIAGTATAIEKAVALVDACTPDIVFLDIQLGGSTGFDFLKLLPKKEFEVIFITAYDKYGLDAIKFAAIDYLLKPVAIADLIIAVNKAREKLKLKEKSKQLDFLLSHVRNSGQELPRIALPQLHEIRYVLVNEIVRCEADNSYTFFYLTNRERILVSRSIKEYTDLLRSSGFIRTHQSHLINSIHIKSWVKEDGGLLVLTNGDKIPVSKPNRDAVKSSLNRSLR; translated from the coding sequence ATGAAAGCTTTGATTATTGATGACGAAGTGCATAATATTGACAATCTGCAAATATTGTTATCCCAATATTGTCCGGATGTGGAAATTGCAGGCACGGCAACAGCTATTGAAAAGGCTGTTGCCCTTGTTGATGCCTGTACACCCGATATAGTTTTTTTAGATATACAGTTGGGCGGGTCAACAGGCTTTGACTTTTTGAAGTTGCTGCCAAAAAAAGAGTTTGAGGTGATCTTTATTACCGCGTATGATAAATACGGACTTGATGCCATAAAATTTGCGGCTATTGATTATTTGCTGAAACCGGTTGCAATTGCTGATCTGATAATTGCGGTTAATAAGGCAAGAGAGAAGCTTAAGCTTAAAGAGAAAAGCAAGCAGCTTGATTTTTTGCTGAGCCATGTACGTAATTCGGGGCAGGAACTGCCACGCATAGCACTCCCGCAACTGCACGAGATACGTTATGTGCTGGTGAATGAGATTGTTAGGTGCGAAGCTGACAACTCGTACACTTTTTTTTATCTTACTAACCGTGAACGCATATTAGTTTCAAGGTCAATAAAAGAATATACCGATCTGTTAAGGTCTTCTGGCTTTATCCGTACGCATCAGAGCCACCTCATCAATTCTATACACATTAAAAGCTGGGTGAAGGAGGATGGCGGTTTACTGGTTTTAACTAATGGCGATAAAATTCCGGTTTCGAAACCTAACCGAGATGCGGTTAAATCTAGTTTGAACAGATCTTTAAGGTAG
- a CDS encoding sensor histidine kinase — MKKLLNLITFLLLTCAGFAQEKRPLKDPDGNLNNYKVSSLSSKIPVFLKPDEQTRSISPFNYIPNDPLGNAVILEGAKTATVTALIHEDSLTYYRYAILEDDSIAIVSNRPLTKIDFVWNERSAHPGYFTMNLGIGNISNKKITLKIYSLLNEAMVTTVIIYNKPLKPAQLSGISLVTLNQDKKVTYNGLVYNKFKSSLIKNGAEVTESDQNTGLAIAKKKTDLDFIYHLYVVHSDETGQRIMLQTNNWAYNNDYEGTPGYYIDYNYFKQPGNYEVVIAPGKLSAAQLKDSKLAAGRFSFKVLPAPKTYSGREVAMFVFAVITVSILIIIASILFIRRKNQARLQVAALQTEVAKSELNMVRSNLNPHFVFNALSGIQTLINKNDVERANNYLSKFAGLSRHMLNDNALISIREEMNLLNDYLAMEQLRFPFQYSIDADDDVNDNIEIPVMLIQPFVENAVKHGVMPIGSKGDIKIYFSRHGKDLKIIVTDNGKGFDVNSNYDGLGLKLSRKRIDLLNKTYTECPIKLNISSTGNQTSVVILLTQWL; from the coding sequence ATGAAAAAACTACTAAACCTTATCACATTTTTATTATTGACATGCGCAGGCTTCGCTCAGGAAAAACGACCATTGAAAGATCCGGACGGCAATTTAAATAACTACAAAGTAAGCTCCTTAAGCTCTAAGATACCTGTTTTTCTAAAACCCGATGAACAAACCAGATCAATAAGTCCGTTTAATTATATCCCCAATGATCCGCTGGGAAACGCAGTTATTCTGGAAGGAGCCAAAACAGCTACGGTTACTGCCTTAATTCATGAAGACAGTTTAACATATTACCGTTACGCTATACTGGAAGACGACAGCATTGCAATTGTTTCAAACCGCCCTTTAACAAAAATTGATTTTGTTTGGAACGAGAGAAGTGCCCATCCGGGTTACTTTACCATGAATTTAGGCATTGGCAATATCTCAAATAAAAAAATAACCCTCAAAATATACAGTTTGCTAAACGAGGCTATGGTAACTACGGTTATTATTTACAATAAGCCCTTAAAGCCTGCGCAATTAAGCGGTATAAGTCTGGTTACACTTAATCAGGATAAAAAAGTAACTTATAATGGTTTGGTATACAATAAGTTTAAGAGTAGTTTAATTAAAAATGGAGCGGAGGTAACAGAGAGCGATCAAAATACAGGACTTGCAATAGCTAAGAAAAAAACAGATCTGGATTTTATATATCATCTTTACGTGGTTCATAGTGACGAAACCGGACAGCGCATAATGTTACAGACCAATAACTGGGCATACAACAACGATTATGAAGGAACTCCTGGATATTATATAGACTACAATTATTTTAAACAGCCAGGAAATTACGAGGTAGTGATAGCGCCGGGTAAATTGTCGGCCGCTCAATTGAAGGATAGTAAGCTTGCTGCCGGTAGGTTTTCATTTAAAGTTTTACCTGCACCCAAAACCTATTCGGGCAGAGAAGTGGCGATGTTTGTATTTGCAGTAATAACAGTAAGTATTTTAATAATAATAGCAAGTATTTTATTTATACGCAGAAAAAACCAAGCGCGTTTGCAAGTGGCAGCTTTGCAAACCGAAGTGGCAAAAAGCGAATTGAATATGGTGCGTTCAAACTTAAATCCGCATTTTGTTTTTAATGCTTTAAGCGGTATTCAAACGCTTATTAATAAAAACGATGTTGAACGTGCCAATAACTACCTTAGTAAGTTTGCCGGCCTTTCCAGGCATATGTTAAATGATAATGCTTTGATAAGTATAAGGGAGGAGATGAACTTGTTAAATGATTATCTGGCCATGGAGCAGTTGCGGTTTCCGTTTCAATATAGTATTGATGCCGACGATGACGTGAACGATAATATTGAGATACCCGTAATGCTGATACAGCCTTTTGTTGAAAATGCCGTAAAACATGGAGTGATGCCAATAGGTAGCAAAGGCGATATTAAAATATATTTTAGCAGGCATGGAAAAGACCTAAAGATAATAGTTACCGATAACGGAAAGGGATTTGATGTAAATAGCAATTACGACGGCTTAGGTTTGAAACTGAGCCGGAAAAGGATAGATCTGTTGAATAAAACTTATACAGAATGCCCTATTAAGCTCAACATAAGTTCTACAGGAAATCAAACATCGGTTGTAATACTTTTAACGCAATGGTTGTAA
- a CDS encoding nuclear transport factor 2 family protein, with product MELPQLVARFLETQNTYNSEAYTACFTGNAIVHDEGKTHTGREEIRQWIEDANEKYKSVMKPLAYEESGSKGVLTAEVSGTFPGSPIVLKFHMGLKDGLIDSLRVTG from the coding sequence ATGGAATTACCACAATTAGTTGCGCGTTTTTTAGAGACGCAGAATACTTACAACAGCGAGGCATACACAGCCTGCTTCACCGGGAACGCCATCGTTCATGACGAAGGCAAGACCCATACCGGCAGAGAAGAGATCCGCCAATGGATAGAAGATGCCAATGAAAAATATAAATCTGTAATGAAGCCGCTTGCGTATGAAGAGTCCGGCTCAAAGGGAGTATTAACAGCAGAGGTATCGGGTACATTTCCGGGCAGCCCGATAGTGCTGAAGTTTCATATGGGATTAAAGGATGGCCTTATCGACTCGTTAAGGGTGACAGGATAA
- a CDS encoding SDR family oxidoreductase → MTQQINYSNELNGKIALVTGGTKGAGQAIAERLLAAGATVIITARNAPENENSGMHFIAADLSKAEDTQKAISEVLSTYDRLDILVNNLGASSTPAGGFAALNDQDWISTLQANLLAPVRLDRGFLPQMIDRKSGVIIHIASIQGKLPLYDSTLPYAASKAALINYSKSLSNEVTPKGVRVLTVSPGWINTSASIAWLGEIARNANSTVEEAQQSVMDALGGIPYGRPAEPEEVAELVGFLVSPRANYLTGTNFVIDGGTVPTV, encoded by the coding sequence ATGACACAGCAAATCAATTACAGTAACGAGTTAAATGGTAAAATAGCCTTAGTAACAGGTGGTACCAAAGGCGCAGGCCAAGCTATTGCAGAACGCCTGTTGGCGGCTGGTGCAACCGTTATAATTACGGCAAGAAACGCACCCGAAAACGAAAACAGCGGAATGCATTTTATTGCTGCCGATCTGAGCAAGGCAGAAGATACCCAAAAAGCGATCAGCGAGGTGCTGTCAACTTATGACAGGCTTGATATTTTGGTCAACAATTTGGGCGCTTCATCAACACCGGCCGGTGGTTTTGCAGCATTAAACGATCAAGACTGGATCTCGACCCTGCAAGCTAATTTACTGGCCCCTGTAAGACTTGACAGAGGTTTTTTACCTCAAATGATCGATCGAAAAAGTGGCGTTATCATTCACATTGCTTCCATCCAGGGCAAATTGCCGCTATATGATTCTACGTTGCCGTACGCAGCTTCAAAGGCAGCATTGATCAATTACAGTAAAAGTTTATCTAATGAAGTTACGCCTAAAGGTGTGCGCGTACTCACTGTTTCGCCGGGATGGATAAATACATCCGCATCAATAGCCTGGCTGGGCGAGATAGCAAGAAATGCGAATAGCACTGTAGAAGAAGCGCAGCAAAGCGTGATGGATGCATTGGGCGGAATACCCTATGGCAGGCCAGCCGAGCCGGAAGAAGTAGCCGAACTGGTTGGCTTTTTGGTATCACCAAGAGCCAATTACTTAACGGGAACAAATTTCGTTATTGACGGAGGAACAGTGCCAACAGTTTAA
- a CDS encoding winged helix-turn-helix transcriptional regulator, translating into MRPSELQRKIPDATRRVLNVQLKELEDHELISRTIYPVMPPKVEYNLTDFGKTLIPLIQSIGLWGDEHQERLRRVILKQNGLPDKPEERVLKIAAIR; encoded by the coding sequence TTGCGGCCGAGCGAATTACAACGCAAGATACCTGATGCCACCAGGCGCGTGCTTAATGTTCAGCTAAAGGAGTTGGAAGATCATGAACTGATCAGCAGGACTATCTATCCGGTTATGCCACCAAAGGTTGAATACAATCTTACTGATTTTGGAAAAACATTGATCCCTTTGATCCAATCTATCGGTCTTTGGGGCGATGAGCATCAGGAGCGGCTGCGCAGGGTTATTTTAAAGCAGAACGGGCTGCCAGATAAGCCTGAAGAGCGGGTACTTAAGATAGCTGCTATAAGGTAA
- a CDS encoding non-canonical purine NTP diphosphatase produces MQQLVFATNNAHKLTEVQAAVAGKIKLLSLNDINCNDDIPETGTTFIANASIKSRYIYNKFALNCFGDDSGLEIEALNGEPGVYSARYAGKHGNHAANNARVLQNLQGVANRKAWFITVISLIWNGEEHFFEGTVEGTIREELSGSEGFGYDPIFQPDGYDITFAEMTLEQKNVISHRGRAVAKLVDFLMANA; encoded by the coding sequence ATGCAGCAATTAGTATTTGCTACCAACAATGCTCACAAACTTACCGAAGTGCAGGCTGCTGTTGCCGGTAAAATAAAGCTATTGAGCCTGAACGACATTAATTGTAATGACGATATACCCGAAACCGGCACTACCTTTATAGCCAATGCATCTATAAAGAGCCGTTATATATATAACAAATTTGCTTTGAACTGCTTCGGCGATGACAGCGGACTGGAGATTGAGGCTCTGAACGGCGAACCCGGTGTCTACTCTGCACGCTACGCCGGTAAGCACGGCAATCACGCTGCAAACAATGCCAGGGTACTGCAAAATTTGCAGGGAGTTGCCAACCGCAAAGCCTGGTTTATAACCGTTATTTCATTAATATGGAACGGTGAGGAACACTTTTTTGAAGGCACTGTTGAAGGCACCATTCGTGAGGAACTTTCGGGGAGTGAAGGGTTTGGGTACGACCCTATTTTTCAGCCGGACGGTTATGATATTACCTTTGCCGAAATGACGCTGGAACAAAAGAATGTCATAAGTCACCGGGGGAGGGCGGTGGCTAAACTCGTTGATTTCCTGATGGCTAACGCGTAG
- a CDS encoding peptidylprolyl isomerase, giving the protein MRKFALVVISLVLFTAAANAQKQVLDKIVAVVGSNIILKSDLDLQYSLYLSQGNPPNQAVKCNILQQIISQKLLNHQAVIDSIEVKSDEVDSEIDRRMRRSIQQAGGEANLEKFLNKSLVQYKDEMRGDIREAMLAERMRAKITEKLNTTPQDVKKFFDAIPKDSLPTFNKEVEVGQIVFEPKLTKEEKEDARKKAQDLLDRVKKGEDFGVLARFYSMDPGSAREGGDLGFGDRQSYVKEFTAWAFKLKTGEISPVFESDFGFHFLQVIERRGENVHTRHILITPKITDESVKRAEAKADSIYNILQENKGKGDFFSSAASVFSDDKESKFNGGMLLNPANVDTRTTFIPTNVLDPQIAVVIDTMKVGQVSKPQVYKDQQSGKVTYRLYYLKSVTDAHKANLEQDFPKLKSLTTANKMNRAMSEWFEKKRKENYIKIDKDYQQCPELQGWSTVTASIK; this is encoded by the coding sequence ATGAGAAAGTTTGCATTAGTAGTAATAAGTTTGGTTTTGTTTACCGCAGCCGCCAACGCGCAAAAGCAGGTGTTGGATAAAATAGTGGCCGTTGTGGGAAGCAATATTATATTGAAGTCAGACCTTGACCTTCAGTATTCGCTATACCTGTCACAGGGTAATCCGCCAAACCAGGCGGTAAAATGCAATATTTTACAACAGATCATTTCGCAAAAGCTACTTAACCATCAAGCGGTAATAGATAGTATTGAAGTAAAATCAGATGAGGTTGATTCTGAGATAGATCGCCGTATGCGCCGCAGCATTCAGCAGGCCGGCGGTGAAGCAAACCTGGAAAAATTCCTGAACAAATCATTAGTTCAGTATAAAGACGAGATGCGTGGCGACATTAGAGAAGCCATGCTGGCCGAGCGTATGCGCGCTAAGATTACCGAGAAGCTAAACACTACTCCGCAAGACGTTAAGAAATTTTTTGACGCCATACCTAAAGACAGCCTACCAACTTTTAACAAAGAGGTAGAAGTTGGACAGATAGTTTTTGAACCTAAGTTAACCAAGGAAGAAAAAGAGGATGCACGTAAAAAAGCGCAGGACTTACTTGACAGGGTTAAAAAAGGCGAAGACTTTGGCGTTTTAGCAAGATTTTATTCCATGGATCCGGGTTCGGCGCGTGAGGGTGGTGACCTTGGCTTTGGTGACAGACAGAGCTATGTAAAGGAATTTACCGCATGGGCATTTAAATTAAAAACAGGCGAGATATCTCCGGTTTTTGAAAGCGACTTTGGATTTCACTTTTTACAGGTGATTGAACGCCGTGGTGAAAACGTACACACACGCCATATTTTAATCACCCCAAAAATTACCGACGAAAGCGTTAAACGCGCTGAAGCAAAGGCAGATTCGATCTACAACATACTTCAAGAAAATAAAGGCAAAGGCGACTTCTTTTCAAGCGCGGCAAGCGTATTTTCTGACGACAAGGAAAGTAAATTCAATGGCGGTATGTTATTAAATCCAGCTAACGTTGACACACGTACAACTTTTATTCCTACCAATGTTCTTGATCCGCAGATAGCTGTTGTTATTGACACCATGAAAGTTGGACAGGTATCTAAACCGCAAGTATACAAAGACCAGCAGTCGGGCAAAGTAACTTACCGTTTGTATTATCTGAAATCTGTTACGGATGCGCATAAAGCTAATTTGGAGCAGGACTTTCCTAAGCTAAAGTCACTTACTACTGCTAATAAAATGAACCGTGCCATGAGCGAGTGGTTCGAGAAAAAAAGAAAAGAAAACTATATTAAAATAGATAAAGATTACCAGCAATGTCCTGAACTGCAAGGCTGGTCAACTGTAACCGCATCCATCAAATAA